One window of the Flavobacteriaceae bacterium YJPT1-3 genome contains the following:
- a CDS encoding SRPBCC family protein, with protein MKIYTLHTKQNLPISLEEAWNFLSSPKNLKTITPDYMGFQILSGADRPVYAGQIIQYIVTPLLGIKTKWVTEITHVEHGRYFVDEQRFGPYALWHHKHFLKEIPGGVEMEDIVDYKLPLGILGQWAHPFLVKPKLEEIFNYRKEKLESMFGIYNPDADTEGITKHEILA; from the coding sequence ATGAAAATTTATACCCTGCATACCAAACAGAATTTACCGATCAGTCTGGAAGAGGCCTGGAATTTTCTCTCCTCGCCCAAGAATCTCAAGACCATCACCCCGGATTATATGGGATTTCAAATTCTATCCGGCGCCGACCGCCCGGTGTATGCCGGGCAAATCATTCAGTACATCGTAACCCCCCTACTAGGTATTAAAACCAAATGGGTGACCGAGATCACGCACGTAGAACACGGCCGTTACTTTGTGGATGAACAGCGCTTTGGACCCTATGCCCTTTGGCATCATAAGCACTTCTTGAAAGAAATACCTGGAGGGGTGGAAATGGAAGACATTGTAGATTATAAATTACCGCTAGGTATCTTGGGTCAATGGGCTCATCCCTTTCTGGTCAAGCCCAAATTGGAAGAAATCTTCAACTACCGAAAAGAAAAATTAGAGTCTATGTTCGGGATTTATAATCCGGATGCAGACACCGAAGGAATCACTAAACACGAAATACTCGCTTAA
- a CDS encoding SDR family NAD(P)-dependent oxidoreductase, which produces MKKNILLIGGSHGIGFEIARKMHKENHLFIASRTNEDLGNLDVDYIEYNVETEELDLSELPDRLDGLVYCPGSINLKPFKMLSTQAFKEDMEINFFSMVKTVHTVLDRLKASDQASLVFFSTVAVKVGMPFHTSVAAAKGAIEGFAKALAAEFAPQFRVNVIAPSLTDTPLAERLLGNDKKKEKMDERHPLKRVGEPEDIANIAAFLLSEDSSWITGQVIGVDGGMSTLNVQ; this is translated from the coding sequence ATGAAAAAGAATATTTTACTCATCGGCGGATCTCACGGTATTGGCTTTGAGATCGCCCGTAAAATGCACAAGGAAAATCATCTCTTCATCGCTTCCAGAACCAATGAAGATTTGGGTAACCTGGATGTTGATTATATAGAATACAACGTGGAGACTGAAGAGTTGGATCTGTCCGAATTGCCTGATCGTTTAGATGGTCTAGTGTATTGTCCGGGGTCGATCAATTTGAAGCCCTTTAAAATGTTGAGTACGCAGGCCTTCAAAGAAGATATGGAGATCAACTTCTTCAGCATGGTCAAAACCGTACATACGGTATTGGACCGTTTAAAAGCCTCTGATCAGGCCAGTTTGGTCTTTTTCAGCACGGTGGCTGTGAAGGTAGGGATGCCCTTCCACACCAGTGTTGCCGCTGCAAAAGGAGCCATTGAAGGTTTCGCGAAAGCCTTGGCTGCAGAATTTGCCCCTCAATTCCGGGTGAATGTGATCGCGCCTTCCTTAACAGACACCCCCCTTGCTGAACGCCTGTTGGGCAACGATAAGAAAAAAGAGAAAATGGATGAAAGACATCCCTTGAAACGGGTAGGTGAACCGGAAGATATTGCCAATATCGCTGCATTTCTGCTGAGCGAGGACAGTTCGTGGATCACGGGTCAGGTGATTGGCGTTGACGGTGGGATGAGCACCTTAAACGTACAGTAA
- a CDS encoding deoxyribodipyrimidine photo-lyase, translating into MAKQQVSIFWFRRDLRLDDNVGLLEALKGDYPVLPIFIFDRQILDELPKDDARVTFIYETLQKMRDELQKERGSSLAMYHGQPKAVFSELIEEWDIQAVYTNHDYEPYAKERDESIKALLKEQDIPFHTFKDQVIFERDEVVKNDGDPYVVYTPYKNKWKETFDADQHLKIHYTSQYWDQFIEHSRLPNLSLSDMGFSRSSIEVPDYEVTPTLIQNYEDTRNYPAQEGTSRLGPHLRFGTVSVRKMVKKAIAQENEVFWSELIWREFFMQILDHFPETVDNAFRKKYDRIDWRNNEEEFEKWKAGKTGYQLVDAGMRQLNTTGYMHNRVRMLVASFLCKHLLIDWRWGEAYFAEKLLDYEQSSNVGNWQWAAGSGVDAAPYFRIFNPMTQVDKYDKNKEYIKEYVPEVDTDDYPEKMVDHKEARERCLEVYKEAVG; encoded by the coding sequence ATGGCGAAACAGCAAGTATCCATCTTTTGGTTTCGACGGGATTTGCGCCTGGATGATAATGTGGGCTTGTTGGAAGCGCTCAAGGGGGACTATCCAGTCTTGCCTATTTTCATTTTTGATCGGCAGATTCTAGACGAGCTTCCTAAAGACGATGCCCGGGTTACGTTTATCTACGAGACCTTGCAAAAAATGCGCGACGAACTGCAAAAGGAACGCGGGAGTTCTCTGGCCATGTACCACGGCCAACCGAAAGCAGTCTTTAGCGAGTTGATTGAGGAATGGGATATTCAAGCTGTGTATACCAATCACGATTATGAACCCTATGCGAAAGAACGGGATGAATCCATAAAAGCGCTATTGAAGGAGCAAGACATTCCTTTCCATACCTTTAAAGATCAGGTCATTTTTGAACGGGATGAGGTAGTTAAGAATGATGGCGACCCCTACGTGGTCTACACGCCCTACAAGAACAAATGGAAGGAGACTTTTGATGCCGATCAGCATTTGAAGATCCACTATACCAGTCAATATTGGGATCAATTCATCGAGCACTCCCGTTTACCTAATCTGTCACTGAGCGATATGGGCTTTTCACGCTCCTCCATTGAAGTCCCTGACTATGAAGTCACGCCCACACTCATCCAGAATTACGAAGACACGCGCAATTATCCAGCTCAGGAAGGTACCTCCCGGCTGGGGCCGCATCTCCGTTTTGGTACGGTAAGCGTCCGTAAGATGGTCAAAAAAGCCATAGCTCAAGAAAATGAGGTATTCTGGAGTGAGCTGATCTGGCGCGAATTCTTTATGCAAATCTTAGATCACTTCCCGGAAACCGTAGATAATGCCTTTAGAAAAAAATACGACCGAATCGACTGGCGCAACAATGAAGAGGAATTTGAAAAATGGAAAGCCGGGAAAACCGGTTATCAATTGGTAGATGCCGGAATGCGGCAATTAAACACGACGGGCTATATGCACAATCGCGTACGTATGTTGGTGGCCAGTTTTCTCTGTAAACATTTGTTGATCGACTGGCGTTGGGGTGAAGCCTATTTTGCTGAAAAACTATTGGATTACGAACAATCCAGCAATGTGGGTAATTGGCAATGGGCCGCAGGGAGTGGCGTAGACGCTGCCCCCTACTTCCGGATCTTCAATCCCATGACCCAGGTGGATAAATACGATAAAAACAAGGAGTACATCAAAGAATACGTACCCGAAGTGGATACCGACGACTACCCGGAGAAAATGGTCGATCATAAAGAAGCCCGGGAGCGCTGTCTGGAAGTTTACAAAGAAGCGGTTGGATAA
- a CDS encoding 5'(3')-deoxyribonucleotidase: MTIFVDMDEVLADTYGAHIKHYNEEYGAQLTREECMGKDVWECVPKERQKSVHAHTSKEGFFRNLEVIEDSQEVLKELSNKYDIYIASAAMEYKNSLIEKYDWLDAHFPFIGWRKRILCGHKHILKGDLLIDDRSFNLERFSGRVLQFTSPHNVNTISFERVDNWKEVADKLL, from the coding sequence ATGACCATTTTTGTCGATATGGACGAGGTGCTCGCTGATACCTACGGAGCACACATCAAACACTACAATGAAGAATACGGAGCACAACTCACCCGCGAAGAATGCATGGGGAAAGATGTCTGGGAATGTGTTCCGAAGGAAAGACAAAAGAGTGTACATGCCCATACCAGTAAAGAAGGGTTCTTTCGGAATCTGGAAGTGATCGAAGACAGCCAGGAGGTATTAAAAGAGCTCTCTAATAAGTACGACATTTACATCGCCTCCGCTGCCATGGAGTATAAGAACTCCTTGATCGAAAAATACGATTGGTTAGATGCCCATTTCCCATTCATCGGCTGGCGTAAACGTATTCTCTGTGGTCACAAACACATTTTGAAGGGAGATCTGCTCATTGACGACCGTTCGTTCAATCTGGAGCGCTTTAGCGGTCGGGTGCTGCAGTTCACCTCTCCTCATAACGTCAACACCATTTCTTTCGAACGGGTGGACAATTGGAAAGAGGTAGCCGATAAATTGCTGTAG